Proteins from one Vicinamibacteria bacterium genomic window:
- a CDS encoding MOSC domain-containing protein — translation MTPHAGKLERIWIKRSKRGPMDERNEVRLLKGRGIAENANQGGKRQVTILGLEGWQSALSEIGADNEVSPRERRANLLVSGVDLRESRGRVLRIGAVRLRVYGETRPCEQMDGARPGLRSALQADWRGGCFGEVLDDGTIAIGDEVAWLES, via the coding sequence ATGACGCCGCACGCGGGCAAGCTCGAGAGGATCTGGATCAAGCGGTCCAAGCGAGGGCCCATGGACGAGAGGAACGAAGTCAGGCTCCTGAAGGGCCGAGGGATCGCGGAGAACGCGAACCAGGGAGGAAAACGTCAGGTCACGATCCTAGGGCTCGAGGGCTGGCAGTCCGCCCTCTCCGAGATCGGCGCCGACAACGAGGTCTCCCCGAGAGAGAGGCGTGCCAACCTTCTCGTCAGTGGAGTCGATCTCCGAGAGAGCCGAGGACGCGTGCTCCGGATCGGAGCCGTGCGGCTGCGGGTCTACGGCGAGACGCGGCCGTGCGAGCAGATGGACGGAGCGCGCCCGGGCTTGCGGAGCGCGCTCCAGGCCGATTGGCGCGGTGGCTGCTTCGGCGAAGTGCTCGACGACGGGACGATCGCGATCGGCGATGAAGTCGCATGGTTGGAGTCGTGA
- a CDS encoding MBL fold metallo-hydrolase: MTCTLAVASIAIASASIAQQDFSKVEIKTERVAPGVHMLIGSGGNIGVSSGEDGVLIIDDQYAPLTEKIRAAVTAISSAPIRFVVNTHWHGDHTGGNENMGKAGAVIVAHENVRRRMSTEQFNAFFDRTTPPSPQEALPVLTFTEDVSFHVNGDELHVFHVDPAHTDGDSIIHWKNANVFHMGDLFFSGAYPFIDLSSGGDVDGVIAAAESVLKLANDESKIIPGHGPLSTKKELQTYRDVLVEIRSRIQSHVSAGKSLEEVKAAKPTADWDAAMGTGFIKGEQLTEFVYRSIQSER; the protein is encoded by the coding sequence ATGACGTGCACCCTCGCGGTCGCCTCGATCGCCATCGCATCCGCATCGATCGCCCAGCAAGATTTCTCGAAGGTCGAGATCAAGACCGAACGCGTGGCCCCGGGCGTCCACATGCTCATCGGCTCCGGGGGCAACATCGGCGTGTCGTCCGGGGAGGACGGCGTTCTCATCATCGACGACCAGTACGCACCTCTCACCGAGAAGATCCGTGCCGCCGTCACCGCCATTTCGAGCGCGCCGATTCGCTTCGTCGTCAATACGCACTGGCACGGCGACCACACGGGCGGAAACGAGAACATGGGAAAGGCGGGGGCGGTCATCGTCGCGCACGAGAACGTGAGACGCCGCATGTCGACGGAGCAGTTCAACGCGTTCTTCGACCGGACGACGCCCCCGTCGCCCCAGGAAGCGCTCCCGGTCCTCACTTTCACCGAGGACGTCTCGTTTCACGTGAACGGCGACGAGCTCCACGTGTTTCACGTCGATCCGGCACATACCGATGGGGATTCCATCATCCACTGGAAGAATGCGAACGTGTTCCACATGGGCGATCTCTTCTTTTCGGGCGCGTACCCCTTCATCGATCTCTCGTCGGGCGGTGACGTCGACGGCGTGATCGCCGCCGCGGAGAGCGTCCTCAAGCTGGCAAACGACGAATCCAAAATCATCCCCGGCCACGGTCCTCTCTCGACAAAGAAGGAGCTCCAGACGTATCGCGACGTTCTCGTGGAGATCCGATCACGCATCCAGAGTCACGTGAGCGCGGGGAAGTCGCTCGAGGAAGTCAAGGCCGCCAAGCCGACGGCGGACTGGGATGCCGCCATGGGAACCGGCTTCATCAAAGGGGAACAGCTCACCGAGTTCGTGTACCGGAGCATTCAATCAGAGCGCTGA
- a CDS encoding DUF4412 domain-containing protein, producing the protein MIVRLDTGRFIYLDHEGRTYSEITFDQLREMTSQLAGDDAADGQRHQEAMRRMGLESGPAKLTRLGSGETIAGYATEKYLIETSSIQMEISAAPDLEIPAAYYEAFSPRGDNAPGPMGDMGKVFEEIKKIRGMILKQVSTFAFMGENTVTTTIATSVEKGAIPASTFEVPVGYKAVPLEN; encoded by the coding sequence GTGATCGTCCGACTCGACACCGGTCGGTTCATCTATCTCGATCACGAGGGGAGGACCTATTCTGAGATTACCTTCGATCAATTGCGGGAGATGACCAGCCAGCTTGCGGGAGATGACGCGGCGGATGGCCAACGGCACCAGGAAGCGATGCGACGGATGGGTCTTGAATCCGGCCCCGCGAAGCTCACCCGTCTCGGTTCCGGAGAGACGATCGCCGGCTATGCTACCGAGAAGTACCTCATTGAAACCTCCTCGATCCAGATGGAGATCTCGGCTGCTCCCGATCTGGAGATTCCGGCTGCCTATTACGAGGCCTTCAGTCCCCGGGGAGACAACGCGCCCGGTCCGATGGGTGACATGGGCAAGGTCTTCGAGGAGATCAAGAAGATTCGAGGAATGATCCTCAAGCAGGTCTCGACCTTCGCATTCATGGGCGAGAACACTGTAACCACAACCATCGCGACGTCCGTCGAGAAAGGCGCCATTCCGGCATCGACGTTCGAGGTGCCTGTCGGCTACAAGGCGGTGCCGCTCGAGAACTGA